CGACCGCAGTTGATCGCCCGGATGGCAGGCGAGATCGTCGCCTTGGTGTCGGACGCGGGGACGCCGCTGATCTCCGATCCGGGCTTCAAGCTGGTGCGGGACGCGCGCGCCGCCGGGCATCAGGTCGTCACCATCCCCGGCCCGTGCGCCGCGGTCGCCGCGCTGACGCTCGCCGGCCTGCCGACCGACCGCTTCTTCTTTCTCGGCTTCCTGCCGCCCAAGGAACAGGCACGTGCCACCGCAATCGCGGAGGTCGCGAGCGTCCGCGCGACACTGGTGATCTACGAATCCGGGCCGCGGCTTGCCGCCTGCCTCTCGGCGCTCGCCGCCGGGCTCGGCGACCGCGAGGCGGCGGTCACGCGCGAAATCACCAAGAAGTTCGAGGAAGCGGTCACCGGCAGGCTTTCCACGCTCGCCACGCGGTACGCAGACGCACCGCCAAGGGGTGAAATCGTCGTCGTCGTGGCACCGCCCGATCCCCCGGCGCCCGCGGGGGCCGAGGACGCGGACGCCGCGCTCGCCGAGGCGCTGACCCGCCTTCCCGCCTCGAAAGCGGCCGGCGAGGTCGCCAAAGCGCTCGGTCTCGACCGCAAGGCGCTCTATGCCCGCGCGCTCGAGATGAAGGAACGCGACCAGGCGTGATCGCGGCAGGCGTTGCCGCGCCGCCGCGACGACGATAGCACCGCCGCCATCCTTTCCCCCCGTGGAGCCGTCATGAAGAAGCTGCTGATCCTCTCGTGCCTGCTCCTCGCGGCCGCCGCGCCCGCACCGGCTCCCAAGTGGGAGCGGATCTTCGACGGGCGCACGCTCGCCGGCTGGACGCCAAAAATCACCGGCCGCGCCGTCGGCGAAGATCCGCTCCGCACGTTCGTCGTGAAGAACGGCGCGATCACCGTCAGTTACGACAACTACAAGGCCTTCGACGGCGCGTTCGGACATCTGTTCTGGAAGGCGCCGCTCACCGCCTATCGCCTGCGCTTCGACTATCGAATGACCGGCCCGTCGATGCCGGGGATCGAGGGGTGGCAGAACCGCAACTCCGGGCTGATGCTGCACGCACAGGCACCCGCGACGATGACCCGCGACCAGCAATTCCCGGTCAGCCTCGAATTCCAGCTGCTCGCCGTGCCGCGCCCCGATCGTGAGCCGAGCGGCAGCCTCTGCACGCCGGGCACCACCGTCGAAGTGGCAGGA
The genomic region above belongs to Sphingomonas phyllosphaerae 5.2 and contains:
- the rsmI gene encoding 16S rRNA (cytidine(1402)-2'-O)-methyltransferase; its protein translation is MTTPVNPLTPGLYIVATPIGNLGDLSPRAAQVLAGADIIAVEDTRVTAGLLRHIGTKRPMTPYHDHNAEHVRPQLIARMAGEIVALVSDAGTPLISDPGFKLVRDARAAGHQVVTIPGPCAAVAALTLAGLPTDRFFFLGFLPPKEQARATAIAEVASVRATLVIYESGPRLAACLSALAAGLGDREAAVTREITKKFEEAVTGRLSTLATRYADAPPRGEIVVVVAPPDPPAPAGAEDADAALAEALTRLPASKAAGEVAKALGLDRKALYARALEMKERDQA
- a CDS encoding 3-keto-disaccharide hydrolase, giving the protein MKKLLILSCLLLAAAAPAPAPKWERIFDGRTLAGWTPKITGRAVGEDPLRTFVVKNGAITVSYDNYKAFDGAFGHLFWKAPLTAYRLRFDYRMTGPSMPGIEGWQNRNSGLMLHAQAPATMTRDQQFPVSLEFQLLAVPRPDREPSGSLCTPGTTVEVAGTRPTRHCITGAGPLVPLGQWTHAEVEVTPDGRITQIVGGKPAISYRGAQLDPDDKDAQPVIAAAGGALALRGGYVALQSEGQPTQFRNIEILRLD